One window of the Allosaccharopolyspora coralli genome contains the following:
- a CDS encoding ATP-binding protein produces the protein MTAHPAPPPGLPTTAGELRSHGYPPRSVRTEVRQNLLTALRCGGELWDGMVGFDRTVLPQLERALLAGHDVVLLGERGQGKTRLLRSLTELLDEWTPVIEGAELDEHPLQPITPVSLRRARELGDDLPVQWRHREDRYVEKLATPDTAVGDLIGDVDPVKVAEGRSLGDPETIHFGLVPRAHRGIVTLNELPDLAERIQVALLNVMEERDIQVRGYSLRLPLDVLLVATANPEDYTNRGRIITPLKDRFGAEIRTHYPTDLDDEIALVRQEAELEAEVGDHLVEVLARFVAHLRESSSVDQRSGVSARFAIAAAETVSAAAIHRAAITGEDPAVARPIDLDAVAPVLRGKLEFEAGEEGREDEVLGYLLRRSIADTARHHLAGLDLQSLADVVAEGHPVATGEGIPAPEVLGALPEVPVLHEVAERLDVRPDDPPGHIASAVELALESLYLTRKLGKDVDQERSVYG, from the coding sequence GTGACGGCTCATCCAGCGCCACCGCCGGGACTTCCCACGACGGCAGGCGAATTGCGATCGCACGGATACCCACCGCGCAGCGTCAGGACCGAAGTCCGGCAGAACCTGCTGACCGCACTACGGTGCGGGGGCGAGTTGTGGGACGGCATGGTCGGGTTCGACCGCACGGTGCTGCCGCAGCTGGAACGGGCTCTGCTCGCCGGGCACGACGTCGTCCTGCTCGGCGAGCGCGGCCAGGGCAAGACCCGGCTGTTGCGGAGTCTGACCGAGCTGCTCGACGAATGGACGCCGGTGATCGAGGGCGCCGAACTCGACGAGCATCCGCTGCAACCGATCACCCCCGTCTCGCTGCGGCGCGCGCGAGAACTCGGGGACGATCTCCCGGTGCAGTGGCGGCACCGCGAGGATCGTTACGTCGAGAAGCTCGCGACACCGGACACCGCGGTCGGCGACCTCATCGGCGACGTCGACCCGGTGAAGGTGGCCGAGGGTCGCTCGCTCGGCGACCCGGAGACCATCCATTTCGGACTGGTTCCGCGAGCGCACCGGGGGATCGTCACCCTCAACGAACTGCCCGACCTCGCCGAGCGCATCCAGGTCGCGTTGCTCAACGTCATGGAGGAACGCGACATCCAGGTGCGCGGGTACAGTCTGCGGCTGCCGCTGGACGTGTTGCTGGTCGCCACGGCCAACCCCGAGGACTACACGAACCGGGGCCGGATCATCACCCCGCTCAAGGACCGGTTCGGCGCGGAGATCCGCACCCACTATCCGACGGACCTCGATGACGAGATCGCGCTGGTGCGCCAGGAAGCCGAGCTGGAAGCCGAGGTGGGCGACCACCTGGTCGAGGTCCTCGCCCGCTTCGTCGCGCACCTCCGCGAATCCTCGTCCGTCGACCAGCGTTCCGGCGTCTCGGCCCGGTTCGCCATAGCGGCCGCGGAAACGGTGTCGGCCGCCGCAATCCACCGTGCGGCGATCACCGGCGAGGACCCGGCGGTGGCGCGGCCGATCGACCTCGACGCCGTCGCCCCGGTGCTGCGCGGCAAGCTGGAGTTCGAGGCAGGGGAGGAGGGGCGCGAGGACGAGGTCCTCGGCTACCTGCTGCGACGCTCGATCGCCGACACCGCGCGGCATCACCTCGCCGGACTGGACTTGCAGTCCCTCGCCGACGTCGTCGCCGAAGGCCACCCCGTCGCGACCGGCGAAGGAATTCCGGCGCCCGAGGTACTGGGCGCGCTGCCGGAGGTACCTGTGCTGCACGAGGTGGCGGAGCGGCTCGACGTCCGCCCCGACGACCCGCCGGGCCACATCGCCTCCGCCGTCGAACTGGCCTTGGAATCGCTGTACCTGACGAGGAAACTGGGCAAGGACGTCGACCAGGAACGGTCCGTCTACGGCTGA
- a CDS encoding vWA domain-containing protein, with translation MNPGSRRYRYGAWHGGADPLAPPVDLRAAVDEIGREVMEGASPRSALDEVLRTGTGDTTGLDELTRRLWQRRSELQRRHRLDGTLQQVRELLDRAVEQERVALAAEDGDDARFRELQMDALPTDTAGAVDELGNYDWHSPEARRTFEEIQRLMGSQLVQQRFEGMKDALREATPEDAEQVRRMLDDLNDLLAAHARGDEDVTERFENFMAEHGEFFPENPRDVDELIDVLAARSAAAQRVLNSMSDEQRGELASLSQQAFGDPRISEAMQRMDEQLRGLRPGEDWSGRGRFRGEQPMGLAEATGAMRELGEMDRLAEQLAQGYPGAHLEDIDLEALERQLGERAVTDARRLRELEEQLRRQGMIERTPDGSLRLSPRALRRLGETALRSALGRSSRLGERATDRAGAAGERTGSTRPWNFGDSEPWEATSTVRNAILRRAGEHAAGLPSSTLELEDLEVAETEHRSRAAVALCVDTSWSMVQDGRWVPMKRTALALHHLISTRYRSDSLQLVTFGRYASTVELGDLAALEGTWEQGTNLHHALLLAGRHLRRESDAQPVVLVVTDGEPTAHLDPEGTAAFHYPPSQRTLRVTLSEVDALAGLGTALSVFMLGDDERLAAFVDILARRGGGRVIAPSADGLDTAVVSDYLRSRHSR, from the coding sequence GTGAACCCTGGATCACGTCGCTACCGGTACGGCGCGTGGCACGGCGGAGCCGACCCGCTGGCTCCGCCGGTGGATCTGCGCGCCGCCGTCGACGAGATCGGCCGCGAAGTGATGGAAGGGGCCTCGCCCCGATCGGCTCTCGACGAGGTGCTGCGCACCGGCACCGGCGACACGACCGGGCTCGACGAGCTGACCCGACGCCTGTGGCAGCGTCGCAGTGAGTTGCAACGCCGGCATCGGCTCGACGGCACGCTGCAGCAGGTGCGGGAGTTGCTCGACCGTGCGGTGGAACAGGAACGCGTGGCGCTCGCGGCCGAGGACGGCGACGACGCCCGGTTCCGCGAGCTGCAGATGGACGCACTCCCGACGGACACCGCCGGTGCCGTGGACGAACTCGGGAACTACGACTGGCACTCGCCCGAGGCCCGCCGGACGTTCGAGGAGATCCAGCGGCTGATGGGGTCGCAACTCGTGCAGCAGCGCTTCGAGGGCATGAAGGACGCGCTGCGCGAGGCCACGCCGGAGGATGCCGAGCAGGTTCGCAGGATGCTCGACGACCTCAACGACCTGCTGGCCGCCCACGCGCGCGGTGACGAGGACGTCACGGAGCGGTTCGAGAACTTCATGGCCGAACACGGCGAGTTCTTTCCCGAGAACCCGCGCGACGTCGACGAGCTGATCGACGTGCTCGCGGCGCGTTCCGCTGCCGCACAACGGGTTCTCAACTCGATGTCCGACGAGCAGCGTGGCGAGCTCGCCTCGTTGTCGCAGCAGGCTTTCGGGGATCCACGGATCTCGGAGGCCATGCAGCGGATGGACGAGCAACTCCGGGGGCTTCGTCCGGGGGAGGATTGGTCCGGGCGCGGCCGGTTCCGTGGCGAGCAGCCGATGGGACTGGCCGAGGCGACCGGGGCGATGCGGGAACTCGGGGAGATGGACCGGCTCGCCGAACAGCTCGCCCAGGGGTATCCCGGTGCACACCTGGAGGACATCGACCTGGAGGCGCTGGAGCGGCAACTCGGCGAGCGAGCCGTGACCGACGCACGCCGATTGCGGGAGTTGGAGGAGCAACTCCGGCGTCAGGGGATGATCGAACGCACGCCGGACGGGTCGCTGCGGCTGAGTCCCCGCGCGTTGCGCAGGCTCGGGGAGACGGCGCTGCGTTCGGCGCTGGGGCGCAGCTCACGGCTCGGTGAACGAGCGACCGACCGCGCCGGGGCCGCAGGGGAGCGAACCGGCAGCACCCGGCCGTGGAACTTCGGGGACAGCGAACCGTGGGAGGCCACGAGCACCGTTCGCAACGCGATCCTGCGTCGGGCGGGAGAGCATGCGGCGGGGCTGCCGTCCTCGACGCTCGAGCTGGAGGACCTCGAAGTCGCCGAGACCGAGCACCGTTCCCGGGCTGCGGTGGCGTTGTGTGTGGACACCTCGTGGTCGATGGTGCAGGACGGCCGGTGGGTGCCGATGAAGCGCACCGCGCTCGCGCTGCACCACCTCATCAGTACCCGGTACCGTTCGGATTCGCTGCAACTCGTCACCTTCGGCCGCTACGCCTCCACAGTGGAGCTCGGGGATCTCGCGGCACTCGAAGGAACCTGGGAGCAGGGCACCAATCTGCACCATGCCTTGCTGCTCGCCGGCAGGCACCTGCGTCGCGAGTCCGACGCGCAGCCGGTCGTGCTGGTGGTCACCGACGGCGAACCGACGGCGCATCTGGATCCGGAGGGCACGGCCGCCTTTCACTATCCACCGAGCCAGCGCACTCTACGCGTCACCCTGTCCGAAGTGGACGCGTTGGCTGGGTTGGGGACGGCGTTGAGCGTGTTCATGCTCGGCGACGACGAGCGTCTCGCCGCGTTCGTCGACATCCTCGCCCGGCGCGGCGGGGGACGGGTGATCGCTCCCAGCGCGGACGGACTCGACACCGCCGTCGTCAGCGACTACCTGAGGTCCCGGCATTCCCGGTGA
- a CDS encoding styrene monooxygenase/indole monooxygenase family protein produces the protein MRKVLIVGAGQAGLQLALTLREHSYDVTVMSARTPEEIRNGRVTSTQCMFHTALQYERDYGLNLWEAETPKVEGLGLSIAAPDNSRALDWMGPLDRYAQSVDQRVKMAAWLELLEDKGGKVIYHGVTTSDVDSLTKHYDLVLIAAGKGELVQLFDRDPERSPYTSKQRALAVSYVHGAPRRPEHPDTYAVRFNVQPGVGELFVIPGYTFSGPCEIPFFEAIPGGPLDAFSDQPPAAEHWSRMLGLMREHFPWEYERFQHAEVTDGQATLAGGYTPVVRQPVGNLPSGGAVLGMADVVVANDPITGQGSNNASKCAAFYAQSIRERGDRPFDREWMRETFERYWEDARHVTDWTNAMLQPPPEHVMNLFGAAQTNETIRRRFVNGFDDPSDFKKWFLPPDLAEEYLASVS, from the coding sequence ATGAGGAAGGTCCTCATCGTCGGTGCGGGGCAGGCCGGGCTGCAACTGGCGTTGACGCTGCGGGAGCACTCCTACGACGTGACCGTCATGTCCGCGCGCACACCCGAGGAGATCCGCAACGGCCGGGTCACCTCGACGCAGTGCATGTTCCACACGGCACTGCAGTACGAGCGCGACTACGGACTCAACCTCTGGGAAGCGGAAACGCCGAAGGTGGAGGGACTCGGACTGTCGATCGCGGCGCCCGACAACTCACGGGCGTTGGACTGGATGGGTCCGCTCGACCGCTACGCGCAGTCGGTCGACCAACGCGTCAAGATGGCCGCGTGGCTCGAACTGCTCGAGGACAAGGGCGGCAAGGTCATCTATCACGGGGTGACCACCTCCGACGTGGACTCGCTGACCAAGCACTACGACCTCGTGCTCATCGCCGCGGGCAAGGGCGAACTGGTGCAGTTGTTCGACCGTGACCCCGAGCGGTCCCCGTACACCAGCAAGCAGCGTGCGCTCGCCGTGTCCTATGTGCACGGTGCCCCGCGGCGTCCCGAACACCCGGACACCTACGCGGTGCGGTTCAACGTCCAGCCCGGTGTCGGCGAGCTGTTCGTCATTCCCGGCTACACTTTCAGCGGCCCCTGTGAGATTCCGTTCTTCGAAGCCATCCCGGGCGGGCCGCTCGACGCGTTCTCCGACCAGCCGCCTGCAGCCGAGCACTGGTCGCGGATGCTCGGGCTCATGCGGGAACACTTCCCCTGGGAGTACGAGCGTTTCCAGCACGCCGAGGTCACCGACGGGCAGGCCACGCTCGCCGGCGGCTACACCCCGGTGGTGCGTCAACCGGTCGGGAACCTGCCATCCGGCGGCGCCGTGCTCGGTATGGCCGACGTGGTCGTCGCCAACGACCCGATCACCGGCCAGGGCTCGAACAACGCGTCCAAGTGCGCCGCGTTCTACGCACAGAGCATCCGGGAGCGGGGAGACCGGCCGTTCGACCGCGAGTGGATGCGGGAGACCTTCGAGCGGTACTGGGAAGACGCCCGCCACGTCACCGACTGGACCAACGCGATGCTCCAGCCGCCGCCCGAGCACGTCATGAACCTCTTCGGCGCCGCCCAGACGAACGAGACCATCCGGCGGCGCTTCGTCAACGGGTTCGACGACCCGTCGGACTTCAAGAAGTGGTTCCTGCCGCCAGACCTGGCCGAGGAATACCTGGCGTCGGTCTCCTGA
- the mshC gene encoding cysteine--1-D-myo-inosityl 2-amino-2-deoxy-alpha-D-glucopyranoside ligase, whose translation MQPWLSTPVPKVPGTAHPLRMLDTATGETRPTASAQQARMYVCGITPYDATHLGHAATYVAFDLVYRIWLDNGHDVEYVQNVTDIDDPLLERAERDGEDWQVLAEREVALFRDDMQALRVLPPTYFVGAVEAMDAISAAVVRLLESGAAYRLDDEYPDVYFRHDATGRFGYESNYDAETMHAFFAERGGDPERQGKEHPLDALLWRSAREGEPSWESPLGRGRPGWHLECSVIALDRLGSGFDLQGGGSDLIFPHHEFSAAHGEALTGEYPFARNYVHAGMIGLDGEKMSKSKGNLVIVSQLRADRVDPMAVRLGLLDGHYRTDRSWTADVLTTGAARLARWSEAVALDSGPDPADTLARIRERLSDDLDSAGALRAVDDWVERALRGEGDDWEAPSAVRAAVDALLGVSLK comes from the coding sequence ATGCAGCCCTGGTTGTCCACCCCGGTTCCGAAGGTGCCCGGCACAGCACACCCGCTCCGCATGCTCGACACCGCGACCGGCGAGACCCGCCCGACCGCGAGCGCGCAGCAGGCTCGGATGTACGTGTGCGGCATCACCCCGTACGACGCGACCCACCTCGGTCATGCCGCCACCTACGTGGCGTTCGACCTGGTGTACCGGATCTGGCTGGACAACGGCCACGACGTCGAATATGTGCAGAACGTCACCGACATCGACGATCCGCTGCTGGAGCGGGCGGAACGCGACGGTGAGGACTGGCAGGTCCTCGCCGAACGCGAGGTCGCGCTCTTCCGGGACGACATGCAGGCGTTGCGAGTCTTGCCGCCGACGTACTTCGTGGGTGCCGTCGAGGCGATGGATGCCATCTCGGCGGCCGTGGTGCGGCTCTTGGAGTCGGGAGCGGCTTACCGGCTCGACGACGAGTACCCGGACGTCTACTTCCGGCACGACGCCACCGGCCGGTTCGGCTACGAGTCGAACTACGACGCCGAGACGATGCACGCCTTTTTCGCCGAGCGTGGTGGCGATCCGGAGCGGCAGGGCAAGGAACACCCGCTCGACGCGCTGCTGTGGCGCAGCGCTCGGGAGGGCGAGCCCTCGTGGGAGTCGCCGCTGGGCAGGGGCAGGCCAGGATGGCACCTCGAGTGCTCGGTCATCGCGCTCGACCGGCTCGGTAGCGGGTTCGACCTCCAGGGCGGCGGCTCGGATCTGATCTTCCCGCACCACGAGTTCAGTGCGGCGCACGGTGAGGCGCTGACCGGTGAGTACCCCTTCGCCCGGAACTACGTGCACGCGGGCATGATCGGCCTCGACGGCGAGAAGATGTCGAAGTCGAAGGGCAACCTGGTCATCGTCTCGCAACTGCGGGCGGACCGGGTCGACCCGATGGCGGTGCGGCTCGGGCTGCTGGACGGGCACTACCGCACCGACCGGTCCTGGACGGCCGACGTGCTCACCACCGGTGCGGCTCGCTTGGCGCGCTGGAGCGAAGCGGTCGCCCTCGACTCCGGCCCGGACCCCGCCGACACGCTCGCTCGGATCCGGGAGCGCCTCTCCGACGACCTCGACTCGGCGGGCGCGTTGCGCGCGGTGGACGACTGGGTCGAGCGGGCATTGCGCGGCGAGGGCGACGACTGGGAAGCGCCGAGCGCGGTCCGGGCCGCCGTGGACGCGTTGCTGGGGGTCTCGCTCAAATAG
- a CDS encoding roadblock/LC7 domain-containing protein: MTAARDIEGPQNFDWLVDDFVGRVHGVTHALILSADGLPLAGSSTVSTDEGEQLAAISSGVLSLAHNGAAMFEKGTCEQIIIRLTEGYFLFMGIGTGAGLAVLTSSEAQMRVVAYEMTQFVENVGHALTPEVRADLRRVVTAQRPRD, from the coding sequence GTGACGGCCGCCCGAGACATCGAAGGTCCGCAGAATTTCGACTGGCTCGTCGACGACTTCGTCGGACGGGTCCACGGCGTCACCCACGCCTTGATCCTCTCCGCCGACGGCCTGCCGCTGGCGGGGTCGTCGACGGTGAGCACCGACGAGGGCGAGCAGCTCGCCGCGATCTCCAGCGGCGTGCTCAGCCTCGCCCACAACGGTGCGGCGATGTTCGAGAAGGGCACCTGTGAGCAGATCATCATCCGCCTGACCGAGGGCTACTTCCTGTTCATGGGCATCGGCACCGGTGCCGGTCTGGCGGTGCTCACTTCGTCGGAAGCCCAGATGCGGGTGGTCGCCTACGAGATGACGCAGTTCGTGGAGAACGTCGGTCACGCCTTGACGCCCGAGGTCCGTGCCGATCTCCGACGGGTCGTCACCGCGCAACGGCCCCGTGACTAA
- a CDS encoding sensor histidine kinase, which yields MVTRVREMLERSRRSLLEGPARQRWEGPARQLFERSRATVAQLVGTSATAPTPSQDVLSGVCSSVSLRDLNLVDSLLEQLESMEANEDDPDALAQLYKLDHLATRLRRNAENLRVLAGREAGGGAGETSTLVDVIRAGMSSIEHYSRVQLGRTATLGVVGFAADDVSRMLSELLDNATTHSPPTSQVTVSAHLTEQGSVMVRIEDSGIGLPAARLSALNERLASAPVLDRNAVQHMGLAVVRRLAHRHGVRVWLARRAPHGTTASVLLPPALVHDAPAVNRPRRGEPEAAEKSSAASAETPLPRRERTPASTNGSGHIVEGGPNRKGTVFIDPSTLQDGEQPPATTPNGLPRRVPRSLKESAPAWPPATPETAERTEEQVHEGHEQLLDDLDAFAEGEQAAQQQSGADDHPTSEGHQQ from the coding sequence ATGGTGACGCGTGTCCGGGAGATGCTCGAACGCTCCCGCAGATCCCTGCTGGAAGGACCCGCACGACAACGGTGGGAAGGCCCCGCCAGACAGCTGTTCGAACGGTCCCGCGCCACGGTCGCTCAGCTGGTCGGTACGTCCGCGACCGCACCGACGCCGTCCCAGGACGTGCTCTCCGGTGTCTGTTCCAGTGTGTCGCTGCGTGACCTCAACCTCGTCGACTCGCTGCTGGAGCAGCTGGAGTCGATGGAAGCAAACGAGGACGACCCCGACGCCCTCGCCCAGCTCTACAAACTGGACCACCTCGCCACCCGGCTGCGCCGCAACGCCGAAAACCTCCGTGTGCTCGCCGGCCGGGAAGCGGGCGGTGGCGCCGGCGAGACCTCCACCCTCGTCGACGTGATCCGCGCAGGCATGTCGTCCATCGAGCACTACTCCCGTGTGCAGCTCGGGCGTACCGCCACACTCGGCGTGGTCGGTTTCGCCGCCGACGACGTGAGCCGGATGCTCTCGGAGCTGCTGGACAACGCCACCACGCACTCGCCGCCGACATCGCAGGTCACCGTCAGCGCACATCTGACCGAGCAGGGCAGCGTGATGGTGCGCATCGAGGATTCCGGGATCGGGCTGCCCGCCGCGCGCCTGTCCGCGCTCAACGAGCGGCTCGCCAGCGCGCCGGTGCTCGACCGCAACGCGGTGCAACACATGGGCCTGGCCGTGGTGCGCAGGCTCGCCCACCGTCACGGTGTCCGGGTGTGGCTCGCGCGCAGAGCTCCGCACGGCACCACCGCCTCCGTCCTGCTGCCACCGGCACTGGTCCACGACGCACCTGCCGTGAACCGGCCCCGCCGCGGCGAACCGGAGGCCGCCGAGAAGTCCTCCGCCGCGAGCGCCGAGACCCCACTGCCGCGCCGTGAGCGCACACCCGCGAGCACCAACGGTTCCGGTCACATCGTGGAAGGGGGGCCGAACCGCAAGGGCACGGTGTTCATCGACCCCAGCACGCTGCAAGACGGTGAGCAGCCGCCGGCGACCACGCCGAACGGACTACCCCGCCGTGTTCCGCGCAGCCTCAAGGAATCCGCACCCGCCTGGCCGCCCGCCACGCCCGAGACGGCCGAGCGCACCGAGGAACAGGTCCACGAAGGACACGAGCAGCTCCTCGACGACCTGGACGCGTTCGCCGAGGGCGAGCAAGCTGCCCAGCAGCAATCCGGAGCCGACGACCACCCCACGTCCGAAGGGCATCAACAGTGA
- a CDS encoding serine hydrolase domain-containing protein has product MSTAHSGIGQVDPESVGLDSDRLARLDKGLARFVDDGTLPGWLVLVARHGKVAHLSTYGMRNVEASDPVENDTLFRIYSMTKPITSVAAMMLYEEGQLELTDPVSDYLPEFAKPEVFVGGSARIPQTRPASEPMRIWHLLTHTAGLTYGFNRLHPVDELYRAHGFEMPTPHGATLAESCAQWARLPLIAEPGTAFSYGIATDVLGRVIEVVSGQSLDEFFRNRILDPLGMHDTGFHVPPEHQDRLASLYAAGLDGTFAPSKLARGALVPPTAPSGGGGLVSTAHDYLRFLRMLQGEGTLDGVRLLGSRTFRYMTRNHLPGHEHIDRIGLGSFSEDAQAGKGFGLGFAVVEDPADAKVVSTPGELSWGGLASTAFWVDPAEDLSVVFMTQLIPAHPLPIRPRLRALVYQALI; this is encoded by the coding sequence ATGAGCACGGCGCACAGCGGAATCGGCCAGGTGGACCCGGAGTCGGTCGGACTCGACTCGGACCGTCTCGCGCGGCTCGACAAAGGCCTCGCTCGCTTCGTCGACGACGGCACGCTGCCCGGATGGCTCGTGCTCGTCGCGCGGCACGGCAAGGTCGCGCACTTGTCGACCTACGGCATGCGCAACGTCGAGGCGTCCGATCCGGTGGAGAACGACACCCTCTTCCGTATCTACTCGATGACGAAACCGATCACCTCCGTCGCGGCGATGATGCTCTACGAAGAGGGCCAGCTCGAACTCACGGATCCGGTGTCGGACTACCTCCCCGAATTCGCGAAGCCGGAGGTCTTCGTCGGGGGCTCGGCGCGGATCCCTCAGACCCGGCCGGCATCGGAACCGATGCGGATCTGGCATTTGCTCACCCACACCGCCGGACTGACCTACGGATTCAACCGCCTGCACCCGGTGGACGAGCTCTACCGGGCGCACGGCTTCGAGATGCCGACCCCGCACGGCGCCACCCTGGCCGAGTCGTGCGCACAGTGGGCGAGACTGCCGCTGATCGCCGAGCCGGGCACGGCGTTCAGCTACGGGATCGCCACCGACGTGCTGGGGCGGGTCATCGAAGTGGTCTCCGGTCAGTCGCTGGACGAGTTCTTCCGCAACCGCATCCTGGATCCGCTCGGGATGCACGACACCGGCTTCCACGTCCCGCCCGAACACCAGGACCGGTTGGCCTCGCTCTACGCCGCCGGCCTGGACGGGACGTTCGCACCGAGCAAGCTCGCGCGCGGGGCGCTCGTGCCGCCCACGGCTCCTTCCGGTGGTGGTGGACTGGTGTCCACCGCGCACGACTACCTTCGCTTTCTGCGGATGCTGCAAGGCGAAGGCACGCTCGACGGCGTGCGCCTGCTGGGCAGCCGCACGTTCCGCTACATGACGCGCAACCATCTTCCCGGCCACGAACACATCGACCGGATCGGGCTCGGCTCGTTCTCCGAGGACGCCCAGGCGGGTAAGGGCTTCGGGCTCGGGTTCGCCGTCGTCGAGGACCCCGCCGACGCGAAGGTCGTCTCCACGCCCGGAGAGCTGTCGTGGGGTGGTCTGGCGAGCACGGCGTTCTGGGTCGACCCGGCCGAGGACCTGTCCGTGGTGTTCATGACGCAGCTCATCCCGGCACACCCGCTGCCGATTCGTCCTCGCCTGCGCGCCCTCGTCTATCAGGCGTTGATCTGA
- a CDS encoding GTP-binding protein, with protein MGSTSSPREAAELMLSAKIVVAGGFGVGKTTFVSSVSEIPPLNTEAWMTEAGEGIDHPAPDGQKTTTTVAMDFGRVELHSDLMLYLFGTPGQSRFWFLWDDLARGALGAVILVDTRRIQESFAAINYFERDSDLPFVVALNLFEGELTHDLDEVREALALSPDVPLTTCDARDTISTVDTLRSLVTHTMRLSVSQSAV; from the coding sequence ATGGGCTCAACAAGCTCTCCGCGTGAGGCCGCCGAGCTGATGCTCTCGGCCAAGATCGTCGTCGCGGGAGGGTTCGGCGTCGGCAAGACCACGTTCGTCTCCTCGGTGTCGGAAATCCCGCCGCTGAACACCGAAGCGTGGATGACCGAGGCCGGCGAAGGTATCGACCATCCCGCCCCCGACGGACAGAAGACGACGACCACGGTCGCGATGGACTTCGGCCGGGTCGAACTGCATTCGGACCTGATGCTGTACCTGTTCGGCACGCCCGGACAGTCGCGGTTCTGGTTCCTGTGGGACGACCTCGCCCGCGGTGCGCTCGGGGCGGTGATCCTCGTCGACACCCGGCGCATCCAGGAGTCCTTCGCGGCGATCAACTACTTCGAGCGGGACTCCGACCTGCCCTTCGTGGTGGCGTTGAACCTGTTCGAGGGCGAGCTGACCCACGACCTCGACGAGGTGCGTGAGGCGTTGGCACTGAGTCCCGACGTCCCACTGACGACCTGCGACGCGCGCGACACGATATCCACTGTGGACACTTTGAGGTCGTTGGTGACACACACGATGCGGCTGAGCGTGAGTCAGAGCGCGGTGTGA
- a CDS encoding DUF742 domain-containing protein, whose product MAAQIETRSLRVRPYAITGGRTRARYQLLVETMISVPRYDPEFSATLLPESHALYEHARRPVSLAELSALLNIPLGVIRVLVSDLAGDERIFVHPTGHSYRYDNTILERILDGLNKLSA is encoded by the coding sequence ATGGCTGCACAGATCGAGACCAGGAGCCTCCGGGTCCGCCCGTACGCAATCACGGGCGGGCGCACCCGGGCGCGGTACCAGCTCCTGGTGGAGACGATGATCTCGGTGCCGCGGTACGACCCGGAGTTCAGCGCGACGCTGCTGCCCGAGTCGCACGCACTGTACGAGCACGCCCGCAGGCCGGTGTCGCTGGCCGAGCTCTCGGCGCTGCTGAACATCCCGCTCGGTGTGATCCGTGTCCTCGTCAGCGACCTCGCCGGGGACGAACGCATCTTCGTTCACCCGACCGGGCACTCGTACAGATACGACAACACCATCCTCGAGAGGATTCTCGATGGGCTCAACAAGCTCTCCGCGTGA